The region CCGGCGTTTTTCTGAATTTCCAGCGTGCGCGCTTGTCTTTCACCATCAAGATTCAACATGCGGATGTCATTCTCGATGCCTTCTAAGCCTTTACCCGTGCCGAGTTGGATGGTTTTCTTATCATCAAATGGATTTTCCCATTTCGCTATCAACCATGTCGTATCATCAATTTTCTCATCGGAAAAATCAATCCTGATCCAGATATCCTGCGCAATATCACGATACTTTAACGAATTGAACAGCAATTCCTGAAAATATCCCTGAAGTAAGGCTTCGGCATAGCCATCCCGTCGCAAACGGATGGATTTCCAGAGCGGACTGAGCGTATATTCTATCTGACCAAGGTTGGCGCTGGCCCATTCGATGGCACTGCGATTGGGATTGAAGAAGACATTCTCTTCAAAATCCGCTTTCAGTTGGTCTAAAGTCGTTCCCCACCGGGCGCAGATTTGCACGCGAATCAGTTCCAGTTTCCGGTCATCGGCGTTCAGGAAGCGGGCGATGATGCGCTGAACGGAACCGTTCAGGATTTCCTCAATGCCAATGGCCTTTTCCTGAGCATCTTCCGGCAGACGATCACCGCGGATCAAACGCTGAAATTCCGCTGGATTGCCGGTATTACGTGCCTGCAGAAGCAAACCCTGATTGCGAATAATTGTCTCGGCAAGGTAAGCGTCGGTCAAAATGCGAGCGTCGCGACGGAATTCGATGTGACTCTTTAGGCGATTAGCTACCTCATAAATCGCATTCGGATAAAGCGTATTCGCTAATGTATGCGAATACTGCTGGATCATACGCTCTTTTTCGCGACGATGATTTGCTTCTTGTTCAAGCTTATCTTTATTCTCTATCGCACTGATATTTTCCTGAAGAAGCTTATTCATATTCCGGCTAAGACCATAAAGGCAATTGATCGCGTAATTATTCTGATAAGATTTGATGACTTCTAAAGCAGATTGTTCTAGTTCTGAAATGAACTCTCCTTTATTATTTTTAAAATCACTTATCAGATTTACTAGATAACCAGATAATAATTCGAAAAGGAAATTGATAATGATTGTTTTCAGACGTAAGTCATATAAAGGATTCTCTCTGACTTTTTCAAAATTCCGAATAGCCTCCTGTATATCGGGTACCAACTTTGGTTTCTTCGATTTAATTTTCTGGTTGTTTTCCGTTACTGCATCCAATTCTGACATTGATATAGAGTGGTCAATAGGACTAATTCGTAATTTTTCATTAAGCTCTTGGTTAAATATGGCATTTGTAAGTTCGGGAAATTCTTTAAGCACTGAATAGAACCGACCATTTTGAATTACAAATCTGGTTAATCTTTTTTTATCTATTATGTCTTTATCTACTTCTGAAGATAGACTCTTAAGAAAATTTAAACAGCTCCTCAAAGTTGGAGATTTTTCCAAATTATCCTTGAGTGTGAAAACGATATCCAAAACCGGGAGTAAATGACGAATACTGATTTGATCGATTATATCTGCCACGCTTGAACTGTAGAAATTCTGGATTTCTTTGAGATTTGAGTATGCCTTTACGTCGTCACCTGTTTTGAAATAAAGGCAAACCAATTCATGCCATGGATAAAAAATATCCGCCCACCTCCCCTCGCCCTTCCCATATATTAATTGTTGAGGAAATCTTTCTGGATGCCAAATTGAAGTTTCCTCCGAACAGGTTATCATAGATTTGAGTTTTTCAAAACATAATATAGCCTTCCGGTAATTGCCGTTTTTCTTGAAGTAATCTCCTAACTCACTAAAGTCGTATTCATACCAACTTTTAGCAGGAGTCTTTTCTCCCTTGAATAATAGATATTTATCATTTCCAAGCAAGTCAGTTTTTATTAAATCCTCAAAGGATTCATCTAATTTTCCAATTTTTTGATATGCATTACTTCTTTCATGATAAATTTTCCATAGCTGAGGAGAATTGGGTATGTTTTGAATAACAGTAGAGTAATCATCTATCGCTTTTTGATATTCTTCTAAAACTCGGAATAACAGTCCCCGTTCCCAGTAAAGATCTGCTGAATCCTGATTTTGTTCAATCCGGTCGGTTAGCGTCTTGATTTTATCTATTATTTTATTTTTGTCTTCTGTCTTTGTCATTGTTTCCTCATTACTGAAGTGACTCAGCTTTCCTGGTAAAATTGGGTTGACTTAAACTATATACTTTTTTCTGAGCTCTTGTCAACGCTGTATAAGCCCACCTGAAATAAAATGGTGTATTGCGATTAAAGTTGGAACGGAAATCGACGATGACCTGTTCCCATTCGCCGCCTTGTGCTTTATGACACGTGATGGCATAGCCGTATTTGATGCGCAGACAGTTAAAATAGGAGTCGTGTTCAATCGCTTCTTTGAACTCCGGCGTATTTGGTTTCAAGTCGCGGTTGCGCTGTTTAAAGTCCACATACAAAGCTTGCAATTCCTCCGTTGTCAATTTCGGTTCGGCAGAGTTTAAAAGATTCATCAAAATTTTACAATGAATATCTTTTGTAGTTCCGTTTTCAGATTCAAACCGAAGCGATACATTCCTGAAATAGAGAAGGATTTCAATTGGTTCACTGTTTTTCAAGATAGATACTTTCCGTGATTCATTCTGTGGCGAGACATTGATAACTATCCCGAATTCGCCGTTCATCAGTTCAATTTCATGACTGTAATTGTTCTGCACGACGATGATTCTGTCGCCAGTACATATTTCTTTTTCGTACCCCCAAAAACGATTTCTAACTGCTTGGTTATAATTGTTTACTGAGTAGTTCGTCAAAGTGATGATGATCGCATTGAATTTTTTTAAACCGTTGGTCAGTTCAATATACTTTGGTGCAACTGATGCTGTGGAAATTGGTAGGATATCCCTTTCGTTGGGAACAACCGACAGATCATAGAAATGTTGTTGATTGATATTTTCACGAATATGGGTAGCCGTTGCGAGGATACCGCTATCCTGGCATTGCCTTACCACTTCGCGCATTTCAAATTCCTCTACCTGAGAGTGACAGGGCAAAGCTTCCAGATAATTTTTATCCAGTGCAGGGGACGTTTCCATATTTACCGGTGGAAGTTGAGCCGGGTCTCCAATGAAAATAATCTTTCGCTTATTTCGGTTTCCTACATACTCTAAAAAATCATTCAGAAGAAATCCGGACCCATAGCGAAGGTAGCCACCATTGGCATATAGATTGGAAATCATCGATGCCTCATCCACTAAATAAACTGTGTCACCGGAATCTTCGCTTCTTCTGAGCGAATAGAAATATTTAATGCACTCAATTCCCAGCACATCCTGAGATTTATATTCACGCAGGTCAGCACGGGAGTAAATACTTTTATGAATCGTGTGTGCTGGAAGTCCCGTTTTTTCGGCAATGATTTTTGCGGCTCGCCCGGTTGGCACCATACATATAAAAGAAGTGCGGTTTTCATTCAGGTACTTGGATAATCCTTTTAACAATGTCGTTTTACCGGTACCGGCATAACCTTTCAGGATAAAAATGTTGTTATCACTTTTTAAAAAAGATAGGAGATGACGAAATGCTTCTATCTGCGTGTTATTCAACCGAAAATCAAAGAAACGGGTGTTTTCCTGGCGAGACTGAACTTGGTTGAATTTGGTCGAATCGTTTTTCATACGCTCAATGAACATGCAGAGGAAGTGCCAAGAGTAAAAGAAAGGTAAAATTTGAGTCGATTGTCGTCATGAATCAAACATAGATGAATGATAGTTAGAAATTCACATAGCATAAAGATCTTTACATCAGGAAATCAAAAACCTTACTCTTTCCTAACCTTGCAAATCGAAAGATAGCCTTTCAATTTGCAAGGTTAATTTTCCAGAGGAACAGTCGTTCTATGCTTGGTGGGAAATCGGAAAGACCGTATTTTCTAATCGTTTATACTGGAGAAAAGATGAAAACCATAACTTTTAAAATTAGTGACGATTTATTCAGTGATATCAAATCATTAGCCCGGGAACTGGGCGAAAATCGCAGTTCTGTGATCCGTAGAGCCGTAAGATTTTATATTGATAGATATGATGAAGCCATCACAAAAATCAGGCTGGAAGACCCGGAAAGGATCATGATCCCGCATGAAACGGTTTTGAAAGAATTTGGTCTCTGATTTTTAGCCGGTTTGTCACCGACAAGATTTTAATTTGTCTTGATTCCCAATTTTCGCAGTCGGGCGCGGAAGGTCGCGGGCGGAATGCCAATCAATTGCGCGGCGGCGGTGGCATTGCCATTAGTCTGTTTGAGCGCCGCGCGGTAATAGTCCGGAATTAATCCATTATCGAAATCGATTCCCTCGGCAGGAATGATAATTCCCACCGGTGAATCGGTCAGTTCAACGATGTGCAAATGCTCGGCGGTTATTTCTTCGCCAGGATAGACGAACGCGGCGGAGATGGAACTTTTCAACTGTCGGACATTACCAGGCCATTGATATGCCTGAATCTTGGCAATTGCCGACTGCATCAGGTTTTTGCGCTTGTCCTGTATGTGATTGAGTGAATCCACTATGTGTTGAGCGATCAATATTTTATCTTCACCGCGTTCGCGCAATGGCGGAAGATAAATTTCCGTCTGAACCAACCGAAAGAACAGGTCTTTACGGAATTGATGGTCTTTGACCAATTGACGGAGGTCGCGATTGGTAGCAGAAATGATACGAACGTCCACCTTTTCTTCCTTACCGCCGACGACCTGAATCGTTCCTTGATCCAAAAAGCGGAGCAATTTGACCTGCATATCGGGCGGCAGATCGCCAATTTCATCGAGAAAAATGGAACCACCATCAGCGAGTTTGAATTTGCCTTCCTTATCCGAAATTGCACCGGTAAAACTGCCCTTCTTGTGTCCGAAAAATTCACTCTCGAACAACTGCGGACTAATCGCGCCACAGTTAATTCTGATAAATGGTTGTTTATTGCGCGGACTATTAAAATGAATAGCGCCTGCGACAAGTTCTTTGCCGACGCCGGTTTCACCGCTGATAAAAATCGGTAAGTCGCTCTCAGCAAACAGGCGAATTTGTTCCTTGACTTTTCGGATTGCCACCGATTCGCCAATGATTGCATTCAAACTGGTTGAAACCTGTCGGCGGAGCAGTTTATTTTCGCGGGTGAGTTGTGTTAACGCGGCTTTTGCTTCGGTGACATTTTGGATTTTCGGAAAGTCATCCAAATTGAAATTGATCTCTGAGAGTCCTGTTTCACGATGGATTTGAATTAATTTTGCATTGATGACGCCACCCTGTTGCAGGAAAATCCAGCAGGCGTGCATGGTTGGTGTCCCGGAAGTTACCGAAATGGTAAATTCGGCGTCGGGATTCTCTTTGACAATCAATTTAACTGCCTGATACATTGCCGGATAAACAGTGTTATAGTCAGTTGGATTGACGGAGAGTGCTGGTTGATAACGAACTTGTATAGCAGGAAAACGCTGACGGCAATATTCCAGAATAGCAGAAGCCGGTTTTAAATAGGATTCGTCGTTGTACAGCAGATAAAGGCAATTAAAAATCCGCTCATGCAAAGCGGCGATGATCGCTCCGGGCTTTTCGGGCAGTTGGCAGTCATTATTTCCAACAAAGGATAACAAGACACGATTCATGCCAAAACTTACGGTAAACCGGCGTTTAGAAAAAAGATTTATTCGGCATTTTTATTAGGTGTCCGATCTGTCTCCCCTTCGATTTTCACCCGCTCTTGCCGCTCTGCAAAATTTACATTAAGTTTCTTCTGATTATTTTTCAGGAGAAGGAATGGCTATTTTAGTTACCGGCGCCGCCGGATTCATCGGTTTTCATCTAGCAAAACGACTAATTGACGACGGACAAGAAGTCATCGGTTATGATAACGTCAATGATTACTACGATCCGGCTCTCAAGTATGCGCGACTCGAAATCCTGAAAAAATCCGATCGGTTTCAGTTCTTCCAAAACGATCTCTGCGATTTACCAGCATTAGAATCGGTTTTTCAACGGCACTCGATTCAAAAAGTCATTCATTTAGCGGCGCAGGCGGGCGTCCGCTATTCGCTTATCAATCCGTTTGCCTATCAGAAATCCAATCTGGAAGGTTTTCTGAATATCATCGAACTGTCCAAGCGGGCAAGCGTGAAAAATTTCATCTATGCCTCAAGTTCCAGCGTCTATGGCAACAACACGAAACTGCCGTTCGCCGTCGAAGATAACGTCGATCATCCGATTTCGCTTTACGCCGCTACGAAAAAATCCGACGAGCTCATCGCTCACACTTACGCGCATCTGTACCAACTGCCGTGCACAGGCTTCCGTTTTTTCACCGTTTACGGGCCTTATGGTCGGCCGGACATGGCGCTTTTCATTTTCACGAAAAATATCCTCGAAGGAAAACCCATCGACGTCTATAATTTCGGCAAGATGAAACGCGATTT is a window of Candidatus Marinimicrobia bacterium CG08_land_8_20_14_0_20_45_22 DNA encoding:
- a CDS encoding protein CapI, translated to MAILVTGAAGFIGFHLAKRLIDDGQEVIGYDNVNDYYDPALKYARLEILKKSDRFQFFQNDLCDLPALESVFQRHSIQKVIHLAAQAGVRYSLINPFAYQKSNLEGFLNIIELSKRASVKNFIYASSSSVYGNNTKLPFAVEDNVDHPISLYAATKKSDELIAHTYAHLYQLPCTGFRFFTVYGPYGRPDMALFIFTKNILEGKPIDVYNFGKMKRDFTYVDDIVSGLISALTKPFSYEIFNLGNHKSENLMDFIRLIEDYLGKKATINFLPIQPGDVPETFADISATTEKLGFFPTTSIDVGVRKFLDWYMEFYRK